Proteins encoded in a region of the Clostridium beijerinckii genome:
- the pdxT gene encoding pyridoxal 5'-phosphate synthase glutaminase subunit PdxT has product MIVGVLALQGGVIEHINQINLLGHIGIEVKREEELNNIEALIIPGGESTTIGKLLKMTGLIEPLKLKIRSGIPTWGTCAGMILLASEIENEKSNYLKLIDVKVRRNAFGRQIDSFKTFETIDEVSKEKIELVFIRAPYITEIKENVKIICKIDNKIVAAKQDNIIVTSFHPELTNDLTFLNYFLKGKWIK; this is encoded by the coding sequence ATGATAGTCGGAGTTTTGGCTTTACAGGGAGGGGTAATTGAGCATATAAATCAGATAAACTTATTGGGGCATATTGGGATTGAGGTTAAAAGAGAAGAGGAATTAAATAATATTGAGGCTTTGATAATACCTGGTGGAGAAAGTACTACCATAGGAAAACTTCTAAAAATGACTGGATTAATTGAACCACTAAAGCTGAAAATAAGGAGTGGAATACCTACATGGGGAACTTGTGCTGGAATGATATTGCTAGCAAGTGAAATAGAGAATGAGAAATCTAACTACCTTAAGCTAATTGACGTCAAAGTTAGAAGAAATGCATTTGGAAGGCAAATAGACAGTTTTAAAACATTTGAAACAATAGATGAGGTATCTAAAGAGAAAATAGAACTTGTTTTTATCAGAGCTCCTTATATAACAGAAATTAAAGAAAATGTGAAGATTATATGCAAAATAGATAATAAAATAGTAGCAGCTAAGCAAGATAATATTATAGTAACATCTTTTCATCCCGAGTTAACAAATGATTTAACATTTCTAAATTATTTTCTAAAGGGTAAATGGATAAAATAA
- the pdxS gene encoding pyridoxal 5'-phosphate synthase lyase subunit PdxS: MERGIINRNLAQMLKGGVIMDVTNKDEAIIAEKAGACAIMALERVPSDIRKEGGVARMSDPKMIREIQEAVSIPVMAKVRIGHFVEAQILEALNIDFIDESEVLTPADDKYHINKEDFSVPFVCGATNIGEALRRIGEGASMIRTKGEAGTGDVVQAVKHMRTMNEEIKKIRFSSKEELMTVAKSFEAPYELVKYVWENGKLPIVNFAAGGIATPADAALMMQLGSDGIFVGSGIFKSDNPEKRARAIVLATTYYNDPEKLAEVSTDLGSAMSGISVDEIKTQYAERGW, from the coding sequence ATGGAAAGAGGGATAATAAATAGAAATCTTGCTCAGATGTTAAAAGGTGGCGTTATTATGGATGTAACTAATAAAGATGAGGCTATAATAGCAGAGAAAGCTGGGGCATGTGCGATAATGGCGCTTGAAAGAGTTCCTTCCGACATAAGAAAGGAAGGTGGAGTAGCTAGAATGTCGGATCCTAAAATGATAAGGGAAATACAAGAGGCAGTCTCAATTCCTGTCATGGCCAAAGTTAGAATAGGACATTTTGTAGAAGCACAAATTTTGGAAGCATTAAATATTGACTTTATAGATGAAAGTGAAGTGCTTACACCAGCAGATGATAAATATCATATAAATAAAGAAGATTTTAGTGTCCCATTTGTATGTGGTGCAACTAATATTGGTGAGGCATTAAGAAGAATAGGTGAAGGCGCATCCATGATAAGAACCAAGGGGGAAGCAGGGACTGGTGATGTTGTTCAAGCTGTTAAGCACATGAGAACCATGAATGAAGAAATAAAGAAAATACGATTTTCATCAAAAGAAGAGTTAATGACTGTAGCTAAAAGTTTTGAGGCACCATATGAGTTAGTTAAGTATGTTTGGGAAAATGGAAAATTACCGATTGTTAACTTTGCAGCAGGAGGAATAGCAACGCCAGCAGATGCAGCTCTTATGATGCAGTTAGGAAGCGATGGTATATTTGTAGGATCAGGAATATTCAAATCTGATAATCCAGAAAAAAGAGCAAGAGCTATTGTATTAGCTACTACTTATTATAATGATCCAGAAAAATTAGCAGAAGTTTCTACTGATTTAGGAAGTGCAATGAGTGGAATTTCTGTAGATGAAATAAAAACACAATATGCCGAAAGAGGATGGTAA
- a CDS encoding TRM11 family SAM-dependent methyltransferase, with translation MNKKIIKLNCNNYKKYFYYIKYPVFEEDLCKLEMKCLFGKTPSEKYLFSDFYISASRSPFIKEMISVVYEEDSLEQIIDNIIKDKLAYDEFKVCYLRTEYSDIDYEERLRSLSQIGFVITGEPEIHNPKVILGVTRICGKWIFGMYEKNDYKWHIHDNKPYSYSNSLSVRVARALVNIAVKNNLECKLIDPCCGVGTVILEALSMGIDVVGCEINKSIAENAKKNLEFYGYENVVTNGDMNEIEEKYDTAIIDLPYGLFTPTTIEEQTSLIRSARRISTRLVIVTFEEMDDCITDAGFKIVDKSYVCKGKFKRYINICE, from the coding sequence TTGAATAAAAAAATAATAAAATTAAATTGCAATAATTATAAAAAGTATTTTTATTATATTAAGTATCCTGTATTTGAAGAAGATTTATGTAAGTTAGAGATGAAATGTCTTTTTGGTAAAACACCAAGTGAGAAGTATTTGTTTTCGGATTTTTATATTAGTGCATCAAGGAGTCCGTTTATAAAAGAAATGATTTCAGTAGTATATGAAGAAGATTCTTTAGAACAAATAATAGACAACATCATAAAAGATAAGCTAGCTTATGACGAGTTTAAGGTCTGTTACTTAAGAACAGAATATAGTGATATAGATTATGAAGAACGTCTTAGAAGTCTTAGCCAGATAGGATTTGTAATAACAGGAGAGCCTGAAATTCACAATCCTAAAGTTATCCTTGGAGTTACACGAATTTGCGGGAAATGGATATTTGGAATGTACGAGAAAAACGATTATAAGTGGCATATTCATGATAATAAGCCGTATTCATATTCAAATTCTTTAAGCGTTAGAGTAGCTAGAGCACTAGTTAATATAGCAGTTAAAAACAATCTAGAATGCAAATTAATAGACCCATGTTGTGGAGTAGGAACAGTTATTCTTGAAGCGCTTTCAATGGGAATTGATGTTGTAGGATGTGAGATTAATAAAAGCATCGCAGAAAATGCCAAGAAGAACTTGGAGTTTTACGGATATGAGAATGTAGTGACTAACGGAGATATGAATGAGATTGAAGAGAAATATGATACTGCTATCATAGATTTACCATATGGGCTGTTTACTCCAACTACCATAGAAGAACAAACATCTCTAATTAGAAGTGCACGCAGAATAAGTACTAGACTAGTCATAGTTACATTTGAAGAGATGGATGATTGTATTACTGATGCAGGTTTTAAAATAGTTGATAAATCATATGTATGCAAAGGTAAGTTTAAGAGATATATAAATATTTGTGAGTAG
- a CDS encoding ABC transporter substrate-binding protein, which translates to MKKSLLSGILASAMAITLLAGCSGNSAGGGNNGDTIKIGAIGPLSGAASTYGVSVKEGAQLLEKEVNDAGGINGKKIKFVFEDDQADPNSSMQAFNKLVDDEKVSAILGPVTSGATLAVAPNATSKQIPMITPTATEPTITKVGGDYMFRGCFVDSFQGEVLAKYASEKLGKKTAAVLYNSGSDYSKGIADSFKSKFEGAGGQVGEFLTYNDKDTDFKAQLTKIKSLNPDIIVLPDYYNVVGLIAKQARDMGITSQFLGGDGWESEELTKIGGKAVDGALYINHYYSGDSDENVKKFVESYKKEYNKEPDSFAALSYDTSKILVKAIEKAGKTDGAAIKDALASMEMNSVTGNIKFGSDRSAIKSAAIIKVDGDKKVLADKVNP; encoded by the coding sequence ATGAAAAAAAGTTTACTATCAGGAATCTTAGCCTCTGCTATGGCTATTACTCTTCTTGCTGGTTGTAGCGGGAATTCAGCTGGAGGTGGAAATAACGGAGATACCATCAAAATTGGTGCTATTGGACCATTATCTGGTGCCGCATCTACTTATGGAGTTTCAGTAAAAGAAGGTGCTCAATTATTAGAAAAAGAAGTTAACGATGCAGGCGGAATCAATGGAAAAAAAATTAAATTTGTTTTTGAAGATGACCAAGCTGATCCAAACTCATCAATGCAAGCTTTCAATAAACTTGTTGATGATGAAAAGGTAAGCGCAATTTTAGGACCTGTTACATCAGGTGCAACACTTGCAGTAGCACCAAATGCTACATCAAAACAAATTCCAATGATTACTCCAACAGCTACAGAACCAACAATAACTAAAGTTGGTGGAGATTATATGTTTAGAGGCTGTTTTGTAGATTCATTCCAAGGAGAGGTTCTTGCAAAATATGCTAGTGAAAAATTAGGAAAGAAAACAGCTGCAGTTTTATATAACTCTGGATCAGATTATTCAAAAGGAATAGCCGATAGCTTTAAATCAAAATTTGAAGGTGCTGGTGGACAAGTTGGTGAATTCTTAACTTATAATGATAAAGATACTGACTTTAAGGCTCAATTAACAAAAATTAAGAGCTTAAATCCAGATATAATCGTATTACCTGATTACTATAATGTTGTTGGTCTTATTGCTAAACAAGCTAGAGATATGGGAATAACTTCTCAATTCCTTGGTGGAGACGGATGGGAGTCAGAAGAATTAACTAAAATCGGTGGAAAAGCTGTAGATGGTGCATTATATATCAATCACTACTACTCTGGAGACTCAGATGAAAATGTAAAGAAATTTGTTGAATCATATAAAAAGGAATATAACAAAGAACCAGATTCTTTCGCTGCTCTTTCATATGACACATCTAAAATATTAGTTAAAGCAATAGAAAAGGCCGGAAAGACAGACGGTGCTGCTATTAAAGATGCTTTGGCTTCAATGGAAATGAACAGTGTTACTGGAAACATCAAATTTGGTAGTGATAGAAGCGCTATAAAGAGTGCTGCTATTATTAAAGTTGATGGAGATAAAAAAGTTTTAGCTGATAAAGTTAATCCTTAA
- a CDS encoding branched-chain amino acid ABC transporter permease, which translates to MEFLQQIINGLALGSVYALLALGYTMVYGIIQLINFAHGEIYMIGAFSGFYCASTLKLPLIPTLLVAMAVSALSGIIIEKIAYKPLRNSPRIALLITAIGVSLFLQNAMRLLVGSNPKPFPDLINAGSINIGTIQIDIKTILMFGVSAFLVVLLQFIVYKTKVGKAMRASSQDMEAASLMGINVNNTISLTFAIGSALAGIAGVLVAISYPSITPYMGAMPGLKAFVAAVLGGIGSIPGALVGGIAIGLLETFAKAYISTNFSDAIVFAILIIILLIKPSGLLGKKTNVKV; encoded by the coding sequence ATGGAATTTTTACAACAAATCATTAACGGTTTAGCGTTAGGTAGCGTATATGCCCTCCTAGCATTAGGATATACAATGGTATATGGAATAATACAGTTAATAAATTTTGCTCATGGTGAGATTTATATGATAGGAGCCTTTTCAGGCTTCTATTGTGCTTCAACATTAAAATTGCCATTAATTCCAACATTATTAGTTGCTATGGCAGTTTCAGCATTATCTGGAATAATTATAGAGAAAATTGCTTATAAGCCTTTAAGAAATTCTCCAAGAATTGCTTTGCTTATTACAGCTATTGGTGTTTCTTTATTCCTACAGAATGCTATGAGATTATTAGTTGGATCTAATCCAAAACCATTTCCGGATTTAATTAATGCTGGGAGTATTAATATAGGAACTATTCAAATTGATATAAAGACAATATTAATGTTTGGAGTTTCTGCTTTTCTAGTTGTTTTACTACAATTTATTGTTTATAAAACTAAAGTTGGAAAAGCCATGAGAGCCTCTTCTCAAGATATGGAAGCAGCTTCTCTTATGGGGATAAATGTTAATAATACTATTTCCCTTACTTTTGCAATAGGTTCAGCCTTAGCTGGTATAGCTGGAGTTTTAGTTGCAATATCTTACCCTAGTATCACTCCTTATATGGGAGCTATGCCTGGACTTAAAGCTTTTGTTGCTGCAGTACTTGGTGGAATTGGAAGTATACCTGGAGCCCTTGTTGGTGGAATTGCTATAGGATTACTTGAAACTTTTGCTAAAGCTTATATTTCAACTAACTTCTCAGATGCAATAGTATTTGCAATTTTAATTATAATACTTTTAATTAAGCCTTCTGGTCTATTAGGTAAAAAGACCAATGTGAAAGTGTAG
- a CDS encoding branched-chain amino acid ABC transporter permease, producing MKNLFNKKNICIIVGVLITYGVLFGLISANVINSYYKGIITFALINVILAVSLNLIVGFTGQLCLGHAGFMSIGAYVSAIITQKAHMPFVASILIGAVVACILAALVGYPTLKLTGDYFAITTLAFCQIIQIVIMNIDTVGGARGLTGIPTKTTFTVAFIFMIASIVIIKNIINSSQGRAMLSIRENEIAAESMGINALKYKMMAFVIAAFFAGLAGGLYAHYSGYIKPDLFDFNKSIDYLTFVVFGGMGSLSGSIISAIMLTFLPELLRSMGDFRMVIYPLALILLMIFRPEGLFGDKEISLKIFGKLIPSKKSDDREEA from the coding sequence ATGAAGAATTTATTTAATAAAAAAAATATTTGTATAATTGTTGGAGTTTTAATAACATATGGAGTGCTATTTGGCTTAATAAGTGCAAATGTTATTAATTCATATTACAAAGGAATCATTACTTTCGCTTTAATAAATGTTATTTTAGCCGTATCCCTAAATTTAATTGTTGGATTTACTGGTCAATTATGTTTAGGACATGCTGGATTTATGTCCATAGGTGCATATGTATCAGCTATAATAACACAAAAAGCGCATATGCCGTTTGTTGCTTCAATACTTATTGGTGCTGTGGTTGCATGTATATTAGCGGCACTAGTTGGATATCCTACACTGAAGCTGACAGGTGACTATTTTGCAATAACAACCTTAGCCTTTTGCCAAATTATCCAAATAGTAATTATGAATATTGATACAGTTGGTGGCGCACGTGGGCTTACCGGTATCCCAACAAAAACAACTTTTACAGTTGCTTTCATATTCATGATAGCTAGTATAGTCATAATAAAAAATATAATTAACTCGTCCCAGGGTAGAGCAATGCTTTCTATTCGTGAAAATGAAATAGCCGCTGAATCTATGGGAATTAATGCATTAAAATACAAAATGATGGCATTTGTTATAGCTGCCTTTTTTGCTGGGCTTGCTGGTGGACTTTATGCTCACTATTCTGGATATATAAAACCAGATCTTTTCGATTTTAACAAATCAATTGACTATCTAACTTTTGTTGTATTTGGTGGTATGGGATCTTTGTCTGGGTCAATTATTTCAGCTATAATGCTGACTTTTTTACCAGAGCTTTTGAGAAGTATGGGCGATTTCAGAATGGTTATATATCCATTAGCTTTAATACTACTTATGATATTCAGACCTGAAGGATTATTCGGAGATAAAGAAATTTCTCTTAAAATCTTTGGTAAATTAATACCAAGCAAAAAATCAGATGATAGAGAGGAGGCTTAA
- a CDS encoding ABC transporter ATP-binding protein — protein MLEVQNLSIVFGGLKAVSDFNLTINEKEIVGLIGPNGAGKTTVFNMLTGVYTPTEGTISYLGEKIQGLKPYNITQKKIARTFQNIRLFSHLSVLDNVKVSFNYRINYSIFDSIFRTPKFRKTEAEIIDKSIELLKVFSLDGKKDELASNLPYGEQRKLEIVRALAAKPSLLLLDEPAAGMNPQETVELTKLIDWIKDKFNISILLIEHDMKLVMGICDKIAVLDYGKKIAEGTPEEIKNNPKVIEAYLGEGA, from the coding sequence ATGCTAGAAGTTCAAAATTTATCAATTGTATTCGGTGGATTAAAGGCAGTGTCAGATTTTAATCTAACAATAAATGAAAAAGAAATTGTCGGGCTTATTGGACCTAATGGCGCTGGTAAGACTACTGTATTTAACATGTTAACTGGTGTTTATACTCCAACTGAAGGTACTATATCTTATCTTGGAGAAAAGATTCAAGGTCTTAAACCCTATAATATTACACAAAAGAAAATAGCCAGAACTTTTCAAAATATACGTCTATTTTCTCATCTTTCTGTTCTTGATAATGTTAAAGTAAGTTTTAACTATAGAATAAATTATTCTATATTTGATTCCATCTTTAGAACTCCTAAATTTAGGAAAACAGAAGCTGAAATTATAGATAAAAGTATTGAACTATTAAAAGTCTTTTCTCTCGATGGAAAAAAAGATGAGTTAGCTAGCAATCTCCCTTATGGCGAACAAAGAAAACTTGAGATAGTAAGAGCCTTAGCTGCAAAGCCATCTCTTCTATTATTAGATGAACCTGCTGCTGGTATGAATCCTCAGGAAACTGTAGAACTTACCAAGCTTATAGATTGGATTAAAGATAAGTTTAATATATCAATTCTTTTAATTGAGCACGATATGAAGCTTGTTATGGGAATCTGTGATAAAATAGCAGTTCTTGATTACGGAAAAAAAATTGCTGAAGGCACTCCAGAAGAAATAAAAAATAATCCTAAGGTAATTGAAGCTTATCTAGGAGAGGGGGCTTAA
- a CDS encoding ABC transporter ATP-binding protein, with protein MLKVENINLYYGVIHALRDISLEVKQGEIVTLIGANGAGKTSTLRAISGLEPIKSGTVTFKSSELNKVAANKIVSLGLSHVPEGRRVFPQLSVLENLELGAYLRNDKAEIKKDMEMVFAKFPRLKERIKQQAGTLSGGEQQMLAIGRALMNRPEMLILDEPSMGLAPLVVKDIFDTIVEINKSGTTILLVEQNANMALAIAHRAYVLETGNIVKSGDAQVLLNDESIKSAYLGE; from the coding sequence ATGCTAAAGGTAGAAAATATTAATCTATATTATGGTGTAATTCATGCACTAAGGGACATTTCCCTTGAAGTAAAACAGGGTGAAATAGTGACATTAATAGGTGCTAATGGTGCTGGTAAAACTTCTACTCTTAGAGCTATATCAGGCCTTGAACCAATAAAATCTGGTACGGTCACTTTTAAGAGCTCTGAATTAAACAAGGTTGCAGCTAATAAAATAGTTTCTCTAGGTCTTTCCCATGTACCAGAAGGAAGAAGAGTTTTTCCTCAGCTATCGGTCTTAGAAAATCTAGAACTAGGTGCTTATTTAAGAAACGATAAAGCAGAAATTAAAAAAGACATGGAAATGGTATTTGCTAAATTTCCAAGACTTAAAGAAAGAATAAAGCAACAAGCTGGTACTCTTTCTGGTGGTGAACAGCAAATGCTTGCAATCGGAAGGGCTCTTATGAACAGACCTGAAATGCTTATATTAGATGAGCCTTCAATGGGGCTTGCGCCTCTTGTTGTTAAAGATATTTTTGATACAATTGTTGAAATTAATAAATCAGGAACAACTATACTTTTAGTTGAGCAAAATGCGAATATGGCCCTTGCCATTGCACATAGAGCTTATGTTCTTGAAACTGGTAATATAGTAAAATCCGGTGATGCACAAGTTCTTCTTAATGATGAAAGTATTAAGAGTGCATATCTTGGTGAATAA
- a CDS encoding sodium-translocating pyrophosphatase, with protein MVPYFMLIYSVIIISLIAIIYLVRYTFSQDKGTSQMQEISTYIKEGAMAFIKRQYKTIFVLSIVALFLIILSNYFGNASKGPSSAISISLHTGIAFITGAFCSALSGYIGMYMAVNSNVRAAAGAKKGLNNALQIALKGGAVTGLAVTSLSLLGVASLFLIYGGISGNDTLIKEAPSLIVGFGFGASFVALFAQLGGGIYTKAADVGADLVGKVEAGIPEDDPRNPAVIADLVGDNVGDCAGRGADLFESTAAENIGAMILGVGLYPIFGWKGILFPLVARALGIIASIIGIFAVKVKNDNDDPMKALKGGFVITSIINLVILFFVVKDMLSGSLTTGGQVNYIYLYGCAVAGILLSYVFVVLTDYYTSITHKPVKEIANASKTGAGTNIITGLSVGMESTALPVVCISICIFISYRLSEMALPNVANAGLYGTAIATMGMLSTCTYILAMDTFGPITDNAGGITEMSGAPEEIRNVTDRLDACGNTTKALTKGYAVGSAALATFLLFSAYLDEVKKLLGKPLDSWFSVDIGKPEVFIGGFIGAMIVFLFSSTAIRAVGKAAQYVILEVRQQFKEIPGIMEGKSKPDYARCVDIVTKGALKEMVLPGIIVISAPIIVGILLGKEAAAGFLMITTISGVIMALFLNNGGGAWDNAKKLIELGEHGGKNSEAHRASVVGDTVGDPFKDTAGPSLHVLIKLVSTLTLVFVALFA; from the coding sequence ATGGTACCATATTTTATGCTTATTTATAGTGTTATAATTATTTCACTTATAGCAATCATTTATTTGGTCAGGTATACATTTTCTCAAGACAAAGGCACTAGCCAAATGCAAGAAATATCAACTTACATTAAGGAAGGTGCTATGGCATTCATTAAAAGACAATATAAAACCATCTTTGTTTTATCCATTGTTGCTTTATTTTTAATCATACTTTCTAACTATTTCGGCAATGCATCAAAAGGTCCAAGCTCTGCCATATCTATATCTTTACATACAGGTATAGCTTTTATAACAGGCGCATTCTGCTCAGCTTTATCTGGCTATATTGGTATGTATATGGCTGTTAATTCTAATGTAAGAGCTGCTGCTGGCGCAAAAAAGGGGTTAAACAATGCTCTTCAAATAGCTCTTAAAGGTGGTGCTGTTACTGGACTAGCGGTTACTTCCCTATCTCTTTTAGGTGTAGCGTCTCTATTTCTTATCTATGGAGGTATTTCTGGAAACGATACTTTAATTAAAGAAGCCCCCTCTCTTATAGTTGGATTTGGGTTTGGTGCTTCCTTCGTCGCGTTATTTGCTCAACTTGGTGGAGGTATATATACAAAGGCTGCCGATGTTGGTGCTGATCTCGTCGGAAAGGTTGAAGCTGGTATCCCTGAAGATGATCCTAGAAATCCTGCTGTTATTGCTGATCTTGTTGGTGATAATGTAGGTGATTGTGCTGGTAGAGGTGCGGACTTATTCGAATCTACAGCCGCTGAGAATATAGGTGCTATGATTCTAGGCGTTGGGCTTTACCCTATATTTGGATGGAAAGGAATACTATTTCCGCTTGTTGCTCGTGCCCTTGGTATCATCGCTTCAATAATAGGTATTTTTGCTGTTAAAGTTAAAAATGATAATGATGATCCTATGAAAGCTTTAAAAGGTGGATTTGTTATCACTTCAATAATTAATTTAGTAATATTATTTTTCGTAGTTAAAGATATGTTAAGTGGTTCACTTACAACTGGTGGACAAGTAAACTATATATATCTATATGGATGTGCAGTTGCTGGAATACTTCTTAGCTATGTATTTGTAGTTTTAACTGATTATTATACTTCAATAACCCATAAACCTGTTAAAGAGATAGCTAATGCTTCTAAAACTGGAGCTGGAACTAATATAATAACTGGATTATCAGTTGGCATGGAATCAACTGCACTTCCTGTTGTTTGCATATCTATTTGTATATTTATATCTTATAGATTAAGCGAAATGGCATTACCTAATGTTGCAAATGCAGGTTTGTATGGTACAGCAATTGCAACCATGGGAATGCTTTCAACCTGCACATATATTCTTGCCATGGATACCTTTGGTCCAATTACTGATAATGCCGGTGGAATTACAGAAATGTCTGGAGCTCCCGAAGAAATTAGAAATGTAACTGATAGATTAGACGCATGCGGCAATACTACAAAAGCATTAACCAAGGGTTATGCCGTTGGTTCAGCTGCACTTGCTACTTTTCTATTATTTTCTGCATATCTAGATGAAGTAAAAAAACTTCTTGGAAAACCTTTAGATTCATGGTTTTCGGTTGATATAGGTAAGCCTGAAGTATTTATAGGTGGTTTTATAGGTGCTATGATAGTATTTCTATTTAGCTCTACAGCTATCCGTGCTGTTGGCAAGGCTGCTCAATATGTAATACTTGAAGTTAGACAACAATTTAAAGAAATACCAGGAATAATGGAAGGAAAATCAAAACCTGATTATGCTCGTTGTGTTGATATAGTTACAAAAGGTGCTCTAAAAGAAATGGTTCTTCCTGGAATCATAGTGATTTCTGCTCCTATAATCGTTGGAATCCTTCTAGGGAAAGAAGCTGCAGCTGGATTTTTAATGATAACCACCATTTCTGGTGTTATAATGGCTCTCTTCTTAAATAATGGCGGTGGCGCATGGGACAATGCAAAGAAGCTTATAGAATTAGGAGAGCACGGTGGTAAAAATTCCGAAGCACATAGAGCTAGTGTCGTTGGAGATACAGTTGGCGATCCATTTAAAGATACCGCCGGCCCATCACTCCATGTACTTATAAAACTCGTAAGTACTTTAACTTTAGTATTTGTCGCATTATTCGCATAA
- a CDS encoding CGGC domain-containing protein produces MDEKYVVIIQCDIAHNRCSGFACTNAFYNRDDVFKNYNESTRYISFTCGGCCGKSIATKLEHLSKKLKLKNNINKEDVVIHLSSCMTNDNYHYDRCPHLDYIKSIVSKKGYNKVIEGSYISKNAEKKRANGSYNCYDSI; encoded by the coding sequence ATGGATGAAAAATATGTAGTTATTATCCAGTGCGACATTGCTCATAACCGTTGTAGTGGATTTGCCTGTACAAATGCCTTTTACAACAGAGATGACGTTTTTAAAAATTACAACGAATCAACCAGATATATTTCCTTCACCTGTGGAGGATGCTGTGGAAAAAGTATTGCTACTAAATTAGAACATCTCTCGAAAAAACTTAAGTTAAAAAATAACATAAATAAAGAAGATGTTGTGATACATCTATCATCTTGCATGACAAATGATAATTATCATTATGATAGATGTCCTCATCTAGATTATATTAAATCTATTGTATCCAAAAAAGGATATAATAAAGTTATAGAAGGTTCTTATATAAGTAAGAATGCTGAGAAAAAAAGAGCCAATGGCAGTTATAACTGCTATGACTCAATATAA